The sequence ACGCAGAATCCTTGGAGGAAGTGGTCGTGGTAGGCTTTGGTGAGCAGAAGAAGATATCACTCACAGGGGCGGTTTCTACCGTAAATGTGGACGATATGAAGTCCAATCCTACTTCAAGCCTGTCAAATGCCTTGGCTGGAAATGTGCCAGGGGTGATGGGCATGATGCAGTCTGGTCAACCAGGGAAAAATATTTCTGAATTTTGGATCCGTGGAATTTCCACTTTTGGTGGAGGAACCAATCCCTTGGTGTTGGTAGACAATATCGAGCGTGACTTAAATGAGCTTAACATTGAAGATATCCAATCCATCACTGTACTGAAGGATGCCGCAGAAACCGCCATGTATGGCTCTAGAGGAGCCAATGGGGTGATTCTGATTACCACCAAGAGAGGTAGTGCGGGCAAGATAGACGTGAATTTCAAGGATGAATTCATTTACAATACGCGGACCATTACGCCGGAGTTTGAAGATGGGGTGACTTATGCCAGCCTTTTAAATGAATCAAGGATTACGCGGAATGAAGGGCCGATATACCAGCCGGAGGAACTGGAGATTTTACGATTGGGCCTTGATCCGGATTTGTATCCCAATGTAGACTGGAAAAACCTGCTCCTAAGAGATGGGGCCATGACCTATCGGGCCAATTTGAACATGAGCGGCGGAGGTCCTACCTCCCGATATTATGCCTCTGGCAGTTATATCAATGAAGGAGGAATGTATGAAATCGACCAAAGTCTAAAGGACGATTATAACACCAATGCGAACTACAAGCGTTGGAATTATCGGCTAAATGCAGATTTTAACCTTACAGAAACCACCGAGGTGAAGATTGGTGTGGCGGGATCACTCAGTAAGCGAAATAGCCCTGGATTGGGGGATGTTGATTTTTGGGGAGCCTTATTTGGGTATTCGCCCATCAGGACCCCCGTACTGTATTCTAATGGCTACGTGCCTGCCGTGGGAACCGGTAACCAGACCAACCCTTGGGTGATGGCTACGCAGACCGGTTTTAACGAGAACTGGGTAAACAAGGTGCAGACCAATATTACAGTCGAGCAAGATTTGGGATTTGTTACTGAGGGGTTGCGTGTTCGCGGTATCGTGGGATATGATATCCTAAATACTAATAATATTCAGCGTAGAAAGTGGCCTGAACAATGGCAGGCCGCTAGAGCGCGTGACGTGAATGGGGACTTGGTGTTTACACACATTTCAAACCCCAGTGAAATGCAGCAATCGAGCACCTCCAGTGGTAACAGGCTCGAGTTTTATGATCTTATGATCAATTATAACCGGGACATTGGCGATCACCATGTGGGGGGTGCCACGCGCTTCACGCGGGATGCCTATGTACAGACGGTCAATTTGGGAGGTGATATCAAGAATGGTATTGCCAGAAAAAACCAAGCCATTGCCGGAAGGCTTACTTATAACTGGCTTTACCGTTATTTTGTGAATTTCAATTTTGGTTATACCGGTTCGGAAAATTTTGCCCCGGGAGAGCAGTATGGCTTTTTTCCAGCAGTTTCCTTTGCCTGGAATATTGCCGATGAGAATTTTGTCAAAAACAATATTGGTTGGTTAAACTTGTTCAAGGTCCGCTATTCCTATGGTAAAGCTGGAAATGACCAATTGATGGGAGGTGAACGTTTCCCTTACCTTTATACAATTTCGGAAATCACCAATGATGATGGAGAGCCTGTTGGAGGCTATCAGTGGGCCGATTATGGTTCTGATCGGTATTTCGGAGGAATGATGTACTCCCAAGTGGCCTCGCCTTATGTGACGTGGGAGGTCGCGACAAAGCAAAACTTGGGATTTGATATCGAAACCAATCACATTACGGCGAATATTGATTTTTTTGACGAAGAACGTACAGGAATCTACATGCCACGAGAGTACTTGCCTGCGATGGTGGGCTTGGAAAGTACCCCGCGCGCCAATGTGGGCATCGTAAAGTCCCGTGGATTGGATGGACGGTTTAAATACATCCAGCAAGTGGGCCAAGTAACCCTTACGGCCAGAAGTAATATCACCTACAGTAAAAACGAAATCGTCGAAAAAGATGAAGAAAACAATGTCTATCCTTATCAAAATGAAGAGGGTTTTCGCGTAGGGCAGTCCAGAGGTTTGGTGGCCTTGGGACTGTTTGAGGACTATGATGATATTCGGAACAGTCCTACCCAAACGTTTGGTGTCTACCAGCCTGGCGATATCAAATACAAAGATGTCAACGGTGATGGGGTCATCAATGATGGTGATCGGGTGGCGATTGGTGCGACCCGGCGTCCTAACTTGATTTACGGTATTGGGGCTTCGGCAAACTGGAAAGGCTTCAACATTGGTGTGCATTTTCAAGGAGCCGGTAAATCCACTTTTTCCACTTATGGCAAAACCGTCCACGCTTTCAGCGAAGGGGAATGGGGACAGGTGATGAAAGGAGTAATGGGCGATGATCGCTGGATTTCGGCAGATATTTCCGAAGACCCGTCCACCGAAAATCCCAATGCCTCTTATCCGCGCTTGAGCTACGGTCCCAATCCCAACAATTTCCGGGAATCCACTTTCTGGCTAAGAGATGGCCGTTATCTCCGACTGAAGACCGTGGATATTGGCTACAGCCTTCCCAAAAAAATCTCCAGACTGGTGCGGGCAGACAATATTCGGCTATATGTGGTCGGAACCAATTTGTTTACTTGGTCGAAGTTCAAACTATGGGATCCGGAATTGGCCACTCCACGTGGCGAGGACTATCCGCCAGCCAAATCCATTACACTGGGAATAAGTGTTAACCTGTAAACTGAAAAGTGATGAATAAGAAATTAATATATACGGTACTATTATTTGTATGTGGCACAGGCTTACTTTCTTCCTGTAACGACGATTACCTCGATTCCAGTCAGTACTTCAAGGATCGCCTGACAGAGGAAAAAGTATTTCAAAGTAAAGTCTATTCCGAAGAATGGCTGGCCAATGTTTTTGAGGAACTAAGAGGCATCAATGCAGATGTGGCCAGTAAGGGTGTCACTCCCCATAATTTCGCCGATGGGATGTATTATGGTGACCGGGACAGTGATTATGACCCGTCTAAAAATGAACTTTCCTATAATATGTTCAAGATGGGCGAATATACTGAAAACGCTAAGCAGGGAACTTGGACCCGGTGTTACAGGGGTATTCGCAATGCTTCTACCTTCATTCATAATATTTATATGAATACTGAGATGACGGAAGAGGAAATTGAAGATTATAGGGGACAGGCTCGATTCGCCAGGGCATACCTCTATTGGTTGTTATTGCGGAAATACGGTCCGATTCCACTACTGCCCGATGAAGGATTGGATTATACCAAAAGCTATGATGAACTGGCGGTTCCACGGTTCAGCTATGAAGCCTGTGCGGAATTTATCGGTGATGAGATGCTGCTTGCTGCCCAAGAAATGGCGGCCCATGGCATGACCCGTGGACAGGAGAGTTCGGCCAGGGCCACGCCTGGAGCCGCTTTGGCAGCGCGTGCAAAAGCCTTACTATATGCTGCCAGCCCACTGGCAAACGGTAATACGTCAAATTATGCGGCTAGGCTGGTAGATGATGAAGGAAACCGACTCCTTTCTGCCGATTATCAAGAAGAAAAGTGGGCAAAGGCTGCTGCCGCTGCCAGAGATGTGATCGAGCTGGGACTGTATGAACTTTACACCGTTCCTTTGGTGGAAACAGGGGATAATGCCACTGTCATTCCTCCAGATGACGGTAATTTTTCCAATAAGAATTGGCCGGCTGGTTGGGCAGATATCGATCCTGAAAAATCATATGCCCAGGTGTTTGATGGGACCTTACCGCCCTCAGGCAATCCGGAATTGATCTTTACCCGGGGCAATAACCAGGATGGGGAAAGTATCCGTGCGATGGTGGCCCATCAGCTGCCCCGATCTGCTACCGGGTGGAATACCCATGGCCTGACCCAAAAAGTAGTGGACGCTTATTATATGAATGATGGTACCGATGCCCCTGGGAAGGACAAGGAAATTGGCCGCGGCGACGGTTCGGATCGAGTGAGCGGCTATGTAAGCCAAGAGGATTATGAGGAGGGAAGGTATCGTCCACTCATGCCGGGCGTATCGCTGCAGTATGCCCATCGTGAACCGCGTTTTTATGCTTCAGTGGCTTATAATGGTAGTTTCTGGTCGTTGTTAAATGAATCACAAGAGCGTAATCGTAACCAACAAGTTTTCTATTACAGGGACAATCCACGTGGAAATGGTTTCAATTCCTCCAATGCGTATTGGCTCAGGACAGGTTTTGGCGTCAAAAAATATGTCCACCCCAATGACACCTATGAGGGTGGCGATATCGATAATATCGTGTACAAGCCTGAACCGGCTATCCGCTATGCTGATATCTTGTTGATGTATGCAGAGGCATTGAACGAGCTGGATGGATCATACACCATCTCCGCTTGGGATGGAGGAAGTTACAATATTTCACGGGACATCACCGAAATGCAAAGGGGCATCCATCCCGTGCGGATTCGTGCCGGGGTACCGGATTACCCAGCCAGCGTTTATGGTGATAAGGAAGCCTTGCGAAAAAGATTGAAGCGGGAGCGTTTCATTGAGCTTTTAGCGGAAGGGCAGCGCTACTATGACCTTCGCCGATGGATGGATGCTCCTGTGGAAGAGTCCCTGCCTATATATGGTTGTAATGTGCTGATGAATGAAGCCGAGCGTGACCTATTCCATCAGCCAGTGGCGGTTTGGGCGCTGGAAACCACCTTTGCAGATAAGATGTGGTTTTGGCCGATCAGCCATACCGAACTGAAAAGAAACAACCGTCTCACCCAAAACCCTGGATGGACCTATAATGATTAACCTAAATAGCACTATCATGAATAAATCCAATATATCCTTTTGCCTGATTTCACTGCTTATGCTCTTCGGTGCCTGCAATGATGAATGGACAGAAGAGCAGTTTGATAATTTCGTTTCTTTCAAAGCACCTGTGTCCAGTGAAGGTGTTAGTGACATCTACATTCGATACCGCGAAGATGAGAAAACCACCTTCCAACAACCGCTGATCGTCAGCGGGTCCCGGACCAATGTAGTAGACAGGACAGTGCATGTAGAAGTAGATTCAGATACCTTGGAGGTGCTGAATTACGAACATTTTCAAAACAGGGAAGATTTTTACTACCGGGAATTGGACAGTAAATATTATGAAATCCCCAGTACGGTGGACATCAAGGCAGGCGAAAATACCGCTCTCATGACCATCGACTTTTCCCTAAAGGATATCGATATGGTGGATAAGTGGGTGCTGCCCTTGACGATCAAGGATGATCCTTCTTATAATTATGTAGCCAACCCAAGAAAGCACTACCGTAAAGCGCTTCTGCGGATCCATCCTTTTAACGACTATTCCGGTACCTATAGTGGAACTGCCCTGAAGACCACCATGGAAGGCTATGAAGATGAGACTCCGATCGTCAAGGAGGAAATTCGAGCGTATGTTGTGGATGAAAATACGGTGTTTTTCTATGCGGGGAATATTGATGAGGACCGTCAAGATCGAAGGAATTATAAGATTTATGCCGACTTTGATCAGAATGGTGCTGTCACCTTTTATGCGGACAATCCGGATATGAAATTCCAAGTAAACAAGGACGCTAGCTATACCATTAATGAGCAAATGGATGATATACGCCCCTATCTCCTGCACAGGTATTTGACCATAAACAATATCGATTATCAATTTTCAGATTATACCATGGTGCCCAATGTGGATATCAATTACAAGGTTTCGGGTTCGCTGATTCTTGAGCGACAACTGAATACTCAGATTCCTGATGAGGATCAAGCAATCGAATGGTAGGGCCAGAACATTTCGCTACAGACCATATTGGGAAGGAATACAGTAGGTATTGTGAAATTAAAATCTAAAAAACTATGCGTTTACATATAAAAAATAACAAGGAGCGGCTAATGGCCCTCTGTCTACTAATGGTGCTGATTGGTGGGATTTTTGGAGGTTGTCAGATGGACAATCAGGAAGAAGAGTCTTTCGCTCCATTTGATCCTAACAAGCCGGTCGTGGTGTCTGGCTTTACGCCGAGTTCGGGAGGAGCAGGGCAGCGGTTGGTGATTTATGGAGAAAATTTCGGCACTGATCCAGAAATGGTGTCGGTTTTTATTGGAGGAAAAGAGGCCACGGTAATCAATGTGAAGGGAGAGTCACTTTACTGTTTGGTGCCGAAGCAGGCATTTGCCGGGGATGTGGAGGTGCGCGTGGGCGAAGCAGGCAGGGAAGTGATTTCAGATGCTGACGTGTATTTTGACTATCAGCGTAAGATGGTGGTGTCGACCCTGATCGGGTATAAAAATGACCGAGGTG comes from Echinicola vietnamensis DSM 17526 and encodes:
- a CDS encoding SusC/RagA family TonB-linked outer membrane protein, with amino-acid sequence MKQNLTQKIIMVSKYAGYCFMILTMTMSSLLAKHSSAQVKGIDEVFIQLPSGQRALGQALDEIEKNTAFNFFYTDRNLDKDQLVNISNKKATVAAHLEEMALSLGLEFRQVNNSISVKKTKDKGVVLAIPEKEVFKEITGVVTDEEGEPLPGASVLIEGQPNRGTVTDIDGTYSIDVVEGTTLIFSYIGFESYKVEVGTQSKIDVVLLVNAESLEEVVVVGFGEQKKISLTGAVSTVNVDDMKSNPTSSLSNALAGNVPGVMGMMQSGQPGKNISEFWIRGISTFGGGTNPLVLVDNIERDLNELNIEDIQSITVLKDAAETAMYGSRGANGVILITTKRGSAGKIDVNFKDEFIYNTRTITPEFEDGVTYASLLNESRITRNEGPIYQPEELEILRLGLDPDLYPNVDWKNLLLRDGAMTYRANLNMSGGGPTSRYYASGSYINEGGMYEIDQSLKDDYNTNANYKRWNYRLNADFNLTETTEVKIGVAGSLSKRNSPGLGDVDFWGALFGYSPIRTPVLYSNGYVPAVGTGNQTNPWVMATQTGFNENWVNKVQTNITVEQDLGFVTEGLRVRGIVGYDILNTNNIQRRKWPEQWQAARARDVNGDLVFTHISNPSEMQQSSTSSGNRLEFYDLMINYNRDIGDHHVGGATRFTRDAYVQTVNLGGDIKNGIARKNQAIAGRLTYNWLYRYFVNFNFGYTGSENFAPGEQYGFFPAVSFAWNIADENFVKNNIGWLNLFKVRYSYGKAGNDQLMGGERFPYLYTISEITNDDGEPVGGYQWADYGSDRYFGGMMYSQVASPYVTWEVATKQNLGFDIETNHITANIDFFDEERTGIYMPREYLPAMVGLESTPRANVGIVKSRGLDGRFKYIQQVGQVTLTARSNITYSKNEIVEKDEENNVYPYQNEEGFRVGQSRGLVALGLFEDYDDIRNSPTQTFGVYQPGDIKYKDVNGDGVINDGDRVAIGATRRPNLIYGIGASANWKGFNIGVHFQGAGKSTFSTYGKTVHAFSEGEWGQVMKGVMGDDRWISADISEDPSTENPNASYPRLSYGPNPNNFRESTFWLRDGRYLRLKTVDIGYSLPKKISRLVRADNIRLYVVGTNLFTWSKFKLWDPELATPRGEDYPPAKSITLGISVNL
- a CDS encoding RagB/SusD family nutrient uptake outer membrane protein, with the protein product MNKKLIYTVLLFVCGTGLLSSCNDDYLDSSQYFKDRLTEEKVFQSKVYSEEWLANVFEELRGINADVASKGVTPHNFADGMYYGDRDSDYDPSKNELSYNMFKMGEYTENAKQGTWTRCYRGIRNASTFIHNIYMNTEMTEEEIEDYRGQARFARAYLYWLLLRKYGPIPLLPDEGLDYTKSYDELAVPRFSYEACAEFIGDEMLLAAQEMAAHGMTRGQESSARATPGAALAARAKALLYAASPLANGNTSNYAARLVDDEGNRLLSADYQEEKWAKAAAAARDVIELGLYELYTVPLVETGDNATVIPPDDGNFSNKNWPAGWADIDPEKSYAQVFDGTLPPSGNPELIFTRGNNQDGESIRAMVAHQLPRSATGWNTHGLTQKVVDAYYMNDGTDAPGKDKEIGRGDGSDRVSGYVSQEDYEEGRYRPLMPGVSLQYAHREPRFYASVAYNGSFWSLLNESQERNRNQQVFYYRDNPRGNGFNSSNAYWLRTGFGVKKYVHPNDTYEGGDIDNIVYKPEPAIRYADILLMYAEALNELDGSYTISAWDGGSYNISRDITEMQRGIHPVRIRAGVPDYPASVYGDKEALRKRLKRERFIELLAEGQRYYDLRRWMDAPVEESLPIYGCNVLMNEAERDLFHQPVAVWALETTFADKMWFWPISHTELKRNNRLTQNPGWTYND
- a CDS encoding DUF4973 domain-containing protein — translated: MNKSNISFCLISLLMLFGACNDEWTEEQFDNFVSFKAPVSSEGVSDIYIRYREDEKTTFQQPLIVSGSRTNVVDRTVHVEVDSDTLEVLNYEHFQNREDFYYRELDSKYYEIPSTVDIKAGENTALMTIDFSLKDIDMVDKWVLPLTIKDDPSYNYVANPRKHYRKALLRIHPFNDYSGTYSGTALKTTMEGYEDETPIVKEEIRAYVVDENTVFFYAGNIDEDRQDRRNYKIYADFDQNGAVTFYADNPDMKFQVNKDASYTINEQMDDIRPYLLHRYLTINNIDYQFSDYTMVPNVDINYKVSGSLILERQLNTQIPDEDQAIEW